One segment of Thermococcus alcaliphilus DNA contains the following:
- a CDS encoding alanine--glyoxylate aminotransferase family protein gives MQFEDAYREVYEIVKPKYKLFTAGPVACFPEVLEIMKVQMFSHRAKEYKQMHVDTVERLKKFLEVEKGEVLLFPSSGTGVMEASIRNGVSKGGKVLVTIIGAFGKRYKQVVESNGRKAVTLEYEPGKAVKPEDLDDALKKNPDVEAVTITYNETSTGVLNPLPELAKVAKEHDKLVFVDAVSAMGGADIKFTKWGIDVVFGSSQKAFGVPPGLAIGAFSEEFIEIAHKMEERGWYFDIPRYIKVQNEKQGPPSTPAMPQEFGLNVVLRIIKKMGGKEKWLDMYRKRSEMIRNGVREIGLEILAEPGYESPTITAVLTPEGIKGDQVYNAMRERGFELAKGYGEGIKEKTFRIGNMGYMTFEDIEEMLQNLKEVIEELKAKV, from the coding sequence ATGCAGTTTGAGGATGCTTATAGGGAAGTCTACGAAATAGTAAAGCCAAAATACAAACTTTTCACCGCCGGCCCAGTTGCCTGTTTTCCAGAAGTTCTTGAGATAATGAAAGTCCAGATGTTTAGTCACAGAGCAAAAGAGTATAAGCAGATGCACGTCGATACCGTTGAGAGACTCAAGAAGTTCCTTGAAGTTGAGAAAGGAGAAGTACTCTTGTTCCCAAGCTCCGGTACTGGAGTGATGGAAGCAAGCATAAGAAACGGTGTTTCCAAGGGCGGAAAAGTTCTTGTGACAATAATCGGGGCTTTTGGAAAAAGGTACAAGCAAGTTGTTGAGAGCAACGGGAGAAAAGCTGTAACTTTGGAATATGAACCTGGAAAGGCTGTCAAACCAGAGGATCTTGACGATGCATTAAAGAAAAACCCAGATGTTGAAGCTGTGACAATAACCTATAACGAAACTTCTACAGGTGTCCTTAATCCACTGCCGGAGTTAGCTAAGGTGGCAAAGGAGCACGATAAGCTTGTGTTCGTGGATGCTGTGAGTGCAATGGGTGGGGCTGACATAAAGTTCACCAAATGGGGAATCGATGTTGTCTTTGGAAGTTCCCAAAAGGCCTTTGGAGTTCCTCCTGGATTAGCTATTGGAGCTTTCAGTGAAGAATTCATTGAAATAGCTCACAAAATGGAAGAGAGAGGCTGGTATTTTGACATTCCAAGGTACATTAAGGTCCAAAACGAGAAGCAGGGGCCCCCTTCAACCCCAGCAATGCCCCAAGAGTTTGGCCTAAACGTTGTGCTTAGAATAATTAAAAAGATGGGCGGGAAAGAGAAGTGGCTCGACATGTACAGAAAGAGAAGCGAAATGATAAGAAACGGAGTAAGAGAGATTGGCTTAGAAATTCTCGCAGAGCCAGGTTACGAGAGCCCCACAATAACGGCAGTACTTACACCGGAGGGCATCAAGGGAGATCAAGTTTACAACGCAATGCGTGAGAGAGGATTCGAGCTTGCCAAGGGCTATGGTGAAGGCATAAAGGAGAAAACCTTCAGAATTGGAAACATGGGATACATGACATTTGAAGACATTGAAGAGATGCTCCAAAACCTGAAAGAAGTGATAGAAGAATTAAAAGCAAAGGTTTAA
- a CDS encoding ATP-binding protein encodes MGVYIFTPEDLLRYETITKHQLEVIKESILKKEDILVVGTSRAGKTKLIEAIIHLIPEEWKIAVVTAYGEFKPFKKNIHVIDTEFNEKSTKQRTKEVIEEIKKLNPDYVVIDTLHTIDIPYLLDKIIDDYPFIISSLVLSRDLVEEIKHWLRIDDKTLARFELVIELYRDIKSGLRRVNAIYRVVQKEGKIKLEKVA; translated from the coding sequence ATGGGCGTCTATATCTTTACACCGGAGGATCTTTTGAGATACGAAACCATAACCAAACACCAGCTGGAAGTGATTAAAGAGTCCATATTAAAGAAAGAAGACATTCTCGTAGTTGGGACAAGCAGGGCAGGTAAAACAAAGCTTATCGAGGCGATAATTCATCTCATTCCAGAAGAATGGAAAATAGCCGTTGTCACTGCCTATGGGGAGTTTAAGCCTTTCAAGAAGAACATCCACGTGATAGACACCGAGTTCAATGAAAAGAGCACCAAGCAGAGGACTAAAGAGGTTATAGAGGAGATTAAGAAACTCAATCCCGATTACGTTGTTATAGACACCCTCCATACAATTGACATTCCATACCTGCTGGACAAAATAATCGATGATTATCCGTTTATAATTTCCTCGCTTGTCCTCTCGAGGGACTTAGTAGAGGAAATAAAACACTGGCTTAGAATAGACGACAAAACCCTTGCAAGGTTTGAGCTGGTTATCGAGTTATATAGGGACATAAAGAGCGGCCTTAGAAGGGTGAACGCAATCTATCGGGTTGTTCAAAAAGAAGGAAAAATAAAGCTGGAGAAAGTTGCTTAA
- the tuf gene encoding translation elongation factor EF-1 subunit alpha: MAKEKPHVNIVFIGHVDHGKSTTIGRLLFDTANIPEQIIKKFEEMGEKGKSFKFAWVMDRLKEERERGITIDVAHTKFETPHRYITIIDAPGHRDFVKNMITGASQADAAVLVVAATDGVMPQTKEHAFLARTLGINHIIVAINKMDMVNYDEKRFKEVAAQVTKLLQMLGYKNFPVIPISAWEGDNVVKKSDKMPWYNGPTLIEALDQIPEPEKPVDKPLRIPIQDVYSIKGVGTVPVGRVETGRLRVGDVVIFEPASTIFHKPIQGEVKSIEMHHEPLEEALPGDNIGFNVRGVGKNDIKRGDVAGHTTNPPTVVRPKDTFKAQIIVLNHPTAITIGYTPVLHAHTTQVAVRFEQLLAKLDPRTGNIVEENPQFIKTGDSAIVILRPTKPMVIEPVKEIPQLGRFAIRDMGQTVAAGMVISIQKGE; this comes from the coding sequence ATGGCAAAGGAGAAGCCACACGTTAATATAGTGTTTATCGGACACGTAGACCACGGAAAGAGTACAACAATCGGTAGATTGCTCTTCGACACAGCCAACATTCCAGAGCAGATCATCAAGAAGTTCGAGGAAATGGGTGAAAAGGGTAAGTCATTCAAGTTCGCTTGGGTCATGGACAGACTCAAGGAAGAGAGAGAAAGAGGTATTACAATCGACGTTGCCCACACCAAGTTCGAGACCCCACATAGGTACATCACTATTATCGACGCTCCAGGTCACAGAGACTTCGTTAAGAACATGATTACCGGTGCTTCACAGGCTGACGCTGCAGTTCTCGTCGTTGCAGCCACAGATGGTGTCATGCCACAGACAAAGGAGCACGCATTCCTTGCAAGAACACTCGGTATCAACCACATAATCGTTGCGATTAACAAGATGGATATGGTCAACTACGACGAGAAGAGGTTCAAAGAGGTTGCAGCCCAGGTTACAAAGCTCTTGCAAATGCTCGGTTACAAGAACTTCCCAGTCATCCCAATCAGCGCTTGGGAAGGCGACAACGTAGTTAAGAAGAGCGACAAGATGCCCTGGTACAACGGCCCAACACTCATCGAGGCCCTTGACCAGATCCCAGAGCCAGAGAAGCCAGTTGACAAGCCACTTAGAATCCCAATCCAAGACGTCTACTCAATTAAGGGTGTCGGTACAGTCCCAGTCGGTAGAGTTGAAACCGGAAGACTTAGGGTTGGAGATGTAGTCATCTTCGAGCCAGCATCAACAATCTTCCACAAGCCAATACAAGGTGAAGTCAAGAGCATTGAAATGCACCACGAGCCACTTGAAGAGGCTCTTCCAGGTGACAACATTGGTTTCAACGTCAGAGGTGTCGGTAAGAACGACATAAAGAGAGGTGACGTCGCTGGACACACAACCAACCCACCAACAGTTGTCAGACCAAAGGACACATTCAAGGCCCAAATTATCGTCCTCAACCACCCAACAGCCATTACAATCGGCTACACACCAGTTCTCCACGCTCACACAACCCAGGTCGCAGTTAGATTCGAGCAGCTCTTAGCTAAGCTCGACCCAAGAACCGGTAACATCGTTGAGGAGAACCCACAATTCATCAAGACCGGTGACTCAGCTATCGTAATACTCAGACCAACCAAGCCAATGGTCATCGAGCCAGTTAAGGAGATACCACAGCTCGGTAGATTCGCTATCAGAGACATGGGTCAAACAGTCGCTGCCGGTATGGTTATATCCATCCAGAAGGGCGAGTGA
- the rpsJ gene encoding 30S ribosomal protein S10, which translates to MQKARIKLASTNISALNEVTDQIKQIAERTGVRMSGPIPLPTKRIRITTRKSPDGEGSATFDRFELRVHKRLIDIEADERAMRQIMRIRVPEDVTIEIELIS; encoded by the coding sequence ATGCAAAAAGCAAGAATTAAGCTTGCGAGCACAAACATAAGTGCTCTTAATGAGGTTACAGATCAAATCAAGCAGATTGCAGAGAGGACAGGAGTTAGAATGAGCGGGCCTATCCCACTCCCAACCAAAAGGATAAGGATAACCACAAGAAAGAGCCCTGATGGGGAAGGAAGCGCAACTTTTGATAGATTTGAACTTAGAGTTCACAAGAGACTCATAGACATTGAAGCTGATGAGAGAGCTATGAGGCAAATCATGAGGATTCGTGTTCCTGAAGACGTGACAATAGAGATTGAGCTTATCTCATGA
- a CDS encoding PqqD family protein: MENYLKLIPKRNEEIELRKIDGKYYLLIPMTSKLDFLARKLHGNYRRIELDEIGVFVWELCDGTRTIEQIGKKVREKFGENAEPLYERLVTFILELYKRNLVLLGGWDEQRD, encoded by the coding sequence ATGGAGAACTATCTCAAGCTTATCCCCAAGAGAAATGAAGAAATTGAATTAAGAAAGATCGATGGAAAGTATTATCTTCTAATTCCCATGACATCCAAACTGGATTTTCTCGCAAGAAAGCTTCATGGTAACTATAGACGAATAGAACTCGATGAAATAGGGGTTTTTGTATGGGAACTTTGCGATGGCACAAGGACAATAGAACAAATAGGAAAAAAAGTGAGAGAAAAATTTGGAGAAAATGCCGAACCGCTATATGAAAGACTTGTGACCTTTATCCTTGAGCTATACAAGAGAAATCTCGTTCTCTTGGGTGGGTGGGATGAACAAAGAGACTGA
- a CDS encoding DMT family transporter, with amino-acid sequence MNKETEGTLLALLGMFLYGIEPVVIKANPTNPLSFAAFSALIASLILWPIVLLTSSWKEVKENPQYIPRAFLVGMFGTALAYIAYSYGARLSTAINASLITRAEVLFSFVLAYIFLREKITKHQVFWSFSIIIGLFLVITQGKALIPRRGDLLLLLVPLFWQSGHVIAKKLPYNPFLIAAFRNTFGGILLFLLALSSGLEFSKLAVAEGIILSFGQVIWYLAIKRINLSKATAIITPAPAVAIGVAILLGEEFTVYHLVGFVLITIGTFMVSRIKSELKAA; translated from the coding sequence ATGAACAAAGAGACTGAAGGGACTCTCTTGGCCCTTCTTGGCATGTTTCTCTATGGAATAGAACCCGTGGTAATCAAGGCAAACCCCACAAATCCGCTAAGCTTTGCAGCATTTTCTGCCCTCATAGCTTCTTTAATCCTTTGGCCAATCGTTTTACTTACATCTAGCTGGAAAGAAGTAAAAGAAAATCCACAGTATATTCCAAGAGCATTTTTGGTAGGGATGTTTGGAACTGCCTTAGCCTATATCGCTTATTCTTATGGGGCTCGATTAAGCACAGCGATAAATGCTTCTCTTATAACCAGGGCAGAAGTTCTTTTCTCGTTTGTTCTTGCTTATATCTTCCTAAGGGAAAAAATAACCAAACACCAGGTCTTCTGGTCATTTTCAATCATTATTGGCTTGTTTTTGGTAATAACACAGGGAAAGGCATTAATACCAAGAAGGGGAGATTTGCTCCTCCTGTTAGTCCCCCTTTTCTGGCAGAGCGGGCATGTGATAGCAAAGAAACTCCCTTACAATCCATTCCTTATAGCGGCATTTAGAAACACCTTTGGAGGAATCTTGCTCTTTTTGCTTGCTCTCTCTTCTGGACTTGAGTTTTCAAAGCTTGCTGTAGCAGAGGGCATAATACTCTCATTTGGACAAGTGATATGGTACCTCGCAATAAAGCGGATAAACCTCTCAAAGGCGACGGCAATAATAACACCTGCTCCCGCAGTAGCAATAGGGGTTGCAATCCTCCTTGGGGAAGAATTCACAGTATATCACCTAGTAGGGTTTGTGCTCATAACCATTGGAACCTTTATGGTCAGCAGAATCAAAAGTGAACTAAAGGCGGCTTAA
- a CDS encoding pyridoxal phosphate-dependent aminotransferase encodes MRRFKVREELFTLEVPGGYADKIGHGAGFLDCSLGTNPFGTSERVKEKLKNLEVDLSAYPDVRYTYLRNALAEYWDVDEESIFFGYGTIGCFEKVNKFVISPGSKVFGISPQYTRYISDVLAMGGSYESVSLKKENRFKIDVGEVINALTSDYSLLYLDNPHNPTGQVLRLKEVEEIVQDAERKGVLVLVDEAYGDFVEKEESAINLEYDNLIVLRSFSKGFGLASMRVGYAVIKNRKLGELYKKVDLPFPISTIGEILAVEALKDQKFLEESKKKIAAVKREIINTLKKKFQIAETHMQTPIMLLWGEGDTYHYFLERKILTVRGSAFRSLDDSYVRLRVPKNADELLSRL; translated from the coding sequence ATGAGGAGGTTTAAAGTCCGCGAAGAGCTCTTCACCCTTGAGGTGCCCGGAGGGTATGCGGATAAGATTGGCCATGGGGCAGGATTCCTCGACTGTTCCCTTGGCACAAATCCGTTTGGAACTTCCGAAAGGGTAAAAGAGAAGTTGAAAAACTTAGAGGTAGACCTTTCTGCGTATCCGGATGTGAGGTATACTTATCTTAGAAACGCCCTTGCGGAATACTGGGATGTAGATGAAGAAAGCATTTTCTTTGGTTATGGAACCATCGGATGTTTTGAAAAGGTGAACAAATTTGTAATAAGCCCGGGCTCCAAGGTGTTTGGTATTTCCCCGCAGTATACGAGGTACATAAGCGACGTACTTGCCATGGGAGGTTCCTATGAATCGGTTTCCCTAAAAAAGGAAAACAGGTTTAAAATCGATGTTGGAGAAGTTATAAATGCTCTCACTTCAGATTATTCTCTTCTCTACCTAGACAACCCTCACAACCCCACTGGACAGGTGTTAAGGCTCAAGGAAGTTGAGGAAATCGTTCAAGATGCCGAGAGGAAGGGTGTTTTGGTTCTTGTAGATGAAGCTTATGGGGATTTTGTTGAAAAAGAAGAATCGGCAATAAACCTTGAGTATGATAATCTTATCGTCCTCCGCTCTTTCTCAAAAGGCTTTGGGCTGGCATCTATGAGGGTAGGCTATGCTGTTATAAAAAACCGAAAGCTTGGAGAGCTTTATAAGAAGGTAGATTTGCCGTTTCCCATAAGTACAATTGGAGAGATTTTGGCAGTTGAAGCACTTAAGGATCAAAAATTCCTCGAGGAAAGCAAGAAAAAGATAGCCGCTGTAAAAAGAGAAATCATCAATACCCTCAAGAAAAAATTCCAAATAGCTGAAACCCACATGCAGACTCCAATAATGCTTTTATGGGGAGAAGGGGACACTTACCACTATTTTCTTGAAAGGAAGATATTAACTGTTAGGGGCTCAGCTTTTAGGTCGTTGGACGATTCCTATGTCCGGCTTAGGGTTCCAAAAAATGCCGATGAATTATTAAGCCGCCTTTAG
- the panB gene encoding 3-methyl-2-oxobutanoate hydroxymethyltransferase: protein MREITPKKIMEMKGKEKITMVTAYDYPSALLADKAKIDIIFVGDSLGMVVYGEQNTLNVTMEQMVYHTRAVAKAVKRGLVLADMPFMSYEVSVEEGMRNAARLIQAGADAVKIEGGYDHRKLVKKLVRAGIPVMGHTGLTPQRYLRLGGYHITGETEEEIEEILRDAKALEKAGAFAVVLEFVLADVAKLVTEEVKIPTIGIGSGPYVDGQVLVWHDLLGVYEHVPPFVKKYADLRGIIQLALENYREEVKEGKFPSGEYYWEFLDKDDFEKKRRKVIERLLGETFDEEV, encoded by the coding sequence ATGAGGGAGATAACACCGAAGAAGATTATGGAAATGAAGGGGAAGGAGAAAATTACGATGGTGACTGCATACGATTATCCATCAGCTCTTCTAGCGGATAAAGCCAAGATTGACATTATTTTTGTTGGGGATTCGCTGGGAATGGTGGTCTATGGAGAGCAGAACACCCTAAATGTGACCATGGAGCAGATGGTTTATCACACGAGGGCAGTTGCAAAAGCCGTTAAAAGAGGATTGGTTCTCGCTGATATGCCATTTATGAGTTATGAAGTTAGCGTAGAGGAAGGGATGAGAAATGCCGCCCGGTTAATCCAGGCAGGAGCGGATGCGGTAAAGATTGAAGGTGGTTACGATCACAGAAAACTTGTAAAGAAGCTCGTTAGGGCGGGCATACCTGTTATGGGGCATACTGGCTTGACTCCCCAAAGGTACCTTCGTTTGGGAGGCTACCATATAACGGGAGAGACCGAAGAAGAAATCGAAGAAATACTTAGGGATGCAAAGGCACTAGAAAAGGCTGGAGCTTTTGCAGTTGTTTTAGAGTTCGTTCTGGCGGATGTAGCTAAGTTAGTAACTGAAGAAGTCAAAATACCAACGATAGGGATCGGGTCTGGTCCTTATGTGGACGGGCAAGTTCTGGTATGGCACGATCTCCTTGGTGTCTATGAGCATGTGCCCCCATTTGTAAAGAAATACGCAGATTTGAGGGGTATAATTCAGCTGGCGCTTGAGAATTATAGGGAGGAAGTAAAAGAGGGCAAGTTCCCAAGCGGTGAATACTACTGGGAGTTCCTTGACAAGGACGACTTTGAGAAAAAAAGGAGGAAAGTCATAGAGCGCCTATTAGGTGAGACATTTGATGAGGAGGTTTAA
- a CDS encoding archease produces the protein MKRWEHYEHTADIGIRGYGETLEEAFEAVAIALFDVMVNVEKVEKREVREIEVEGEDLYSLLYNFLEELLILHDTEGLVFRDFEVKIEKTEEGYKLKAKAYGEKLSEKHEPKEEVKAITYHDMEIKQLPNGEWMAQLVPDI, from the coding sequence ATGAAAAGGTGGGAGCACTATGAGCACACTGCCGATATTGGAATAAGGGGATATGGAGAAACCCTTGAAGAGGCTTTTGAAGCCGTTGCAATTGCTCTTTTTGACGTAATGGTTAACGTTGAGAAAGTTGAGAAGAGAGAAGTAAGAGAAATCGAAGTTGAGGGAGAGGATTTATATTCCTTGCTTTACAACTTCCTTGAAGAGCTCCTTATCCTCCATGACACGGAAGGACTGGTTTTTAGGGACTTTGAAGTTAAAATAGAAAAAACTGAAGAGGGGTACAAGCTCAAGGCAAAAGCCTATGGAGAAAAGCTGAGCGAAAAGCACGAGCCAAAAGAAGAAGTCAAAGCCATAACCTACCACGACATGGAGATAAAACAGCTCCCCAATGGAGAATGGATGGCACAGCTTGTCCCAGATATCTGA
- a CDS encoding tRNA (cytosine(49)-C(5))-methyltransferase: MEEVAKMNRAFYERYQKLDDGEEFWRLMMAPLRQSIRINTLKAPLEYVKARLEERYELEPIPWVKEGFFINTREFGDMIEYTLGLVFPQEASSMIPPVVLDPKPGELVLDMAAAPGAKTTQIAQYMKNEGCIIANDLKKWRANVLIANLNRFGVLNARVTVKDGTYFSRFENTFDRILLDAPCSSVGMIRKSFKFLTDWSMKKVIRYSNIQKKLIVAAYKALKPGGVLVYSTCTIDPLENEEVVDYLLSKTDAKLEKINLPLKSTPPVLEFEGKKYSEEVKKCLRIHPQDNNTEAFFIAKIRKP; encoded by the coding sequence ATGGAAGAAGTTGCCAAAATGAACAGAGCATTCTACGAGAGGTATCAAAAGCTCGATGATGGGGAAGAATTCTGGAGGCTCATGATGGCGCCCTTGAGGCAGAGCATAAGAATCAACACCCTCAAAGCTCCCCTAGAGTACGTAAAGGCAAGGCTGGAAGAAAGGTACGAGCTTGAACCAATCCCCTGGGTAAAAGAAGGGTTCTTTATCAACACCAGAGAGTTCGGGGATATGATAGAGTACACCCTTGGGCTTGTCTTTCCTCAAGAGGCGTCCTCAATGATACCACCCGTTGTCCTAGATCCCAAGCCCGGAGAACTTGTCCTTGACATGGCGGCTGCCCCGGGAGCTAAAACGACACAAATAGCACAATACATGAAAAACGAAGGGTGCATAATAGCCAATGACTTAAAAAAATGGCGTGCTAATGTTTTGATAGCAAACCTAAACCGGTTTGGAGTGCTTAACGCAAGGGTTACCGTCAAAGACGGCACGTACTTTTCACGATTTGAAAATACCTTCGATAGAATACTCCTTGATGCGCCCTGCTCGAGTGTGGGGATGATAAGAAAAAGCTTCAAATTCTTGACAGATTGGAGCATGAAGAAGGTTATAAGATACTCCAACATTCAAAAAAAGCTAATAGTAGCAGCTTACAAAGCTCTAAAGCCCGGAGGAGTTTTAGTGTACTCAACATGTACCATAGATCCCCTTGAAAACGAAGAAGTTGTTGACTACCTCCTCTCCAAAACTGACGCCAAGCTTGAGAAAATCAACCTACCTCTAAAATCAACACCTCCCGTTTTGGAGTTTGAGGGGAAGAAGTATTCCGAGGAGGTGAAAAAATGTCTTCGCATTCATCCACAGGACAACAACACAGAAGCGTTCTTTATAGCGAAAATAAGGAAACCATGA
- a CDS encoding methyltransferase RsmF C-terminal domain-like protein has translation MSKKVKEMLIEQYGYAPDLIFEVKRSKKVYAYKPCEFDPKTRTDRGIYFGKIESDGIRLTIEGSFLVGSKATKNVVEVDEGEAKLWLSGEDLKTSTETRGWVILKWGLYYLGCGKAKDGIIKNYVPKERRINPK, from the coding sequence ATGAGCAAAAAAGTTAAGGAAATGCTAATAGAGCAGTATGGGTATGCTCCAGATTTGATTTTTGAAGTAAAAAGGAGTAAAAAGGTTTATGCTTATAAGCCCTGTGAGTTCGATCCAAAGACACGCACAGATAGGGGAATTTATTTTGGAAAAATCGAAAGTGATGGGATAAGGCTTACTATAGAGGGAAGCTTTTTAGTCGGTTCAAAAGCTACAAAAAACGTCGTTGAAGTTGATGAGGGAGAGGCGAAGCTCTGGCTAAGTGGAGAAGACTTGAAAACCTCAACCGAAACGAGAGGATGGGTAATACTAAAATGGGGCTTGTACTATCTCGGCTGCGGAAAAGCAAAAGACGGTATAATTAAAAACTACGTGCCGAAAGAAAGAAGAATAAACCCCAA